The Macaca nemestrina isolate mMacNem1 chromosome 6, mMacNem.hap1, whole genome shotgun sequence genome window below encodes:
- the LOC105480938 gene encoding clathrin light chain B isoform X2, which produces MGTTVNGDVFREANGPADGYAAIAQADRLTQEPESIRKWREEQRKRLQELDAASKVTEQEWREKAKKDLEEWNQRQSEQVEKNKINNRASEEAFVKESKEETPGTEWEKVAQLCDFNPKSSKQCKDVSRLRSVLMSLKQTPLSR; this is translated from the exons GAGGCCAACGGTCCTGCTGATGGCTACGCAgccattgcccaggctgacagGCTGACCCAGGAGCCTGAGAGCATCCGCAAGTGGAGAGAGGAGCAGAGGAAACGGCTGCAAGAGCTGG ATGCTGCATCTAAGGTGACAGAACAGGAATGGCGGGAGAAGGCCAAGAAAGACCTGGAGGAGTGGAACCAGCGCCAGAGTGAACAAGTAGAGAAGAACAAGATCAACAACCG GGCATCCGAGGAGGCTTTCGTGAAGGAATCTAAGGAGGAGACCCCAGGCACAGAGTGGGAGAAGGTGgcccagctgtgtgacttcaaCCCCAAGAGCAGCAAGCAGTGCAAAGATGTGTCCCGCCTGCGCTCGGTGCTCATGTCCCTGAAGCAGACGCCACTGTCCCGCTAG
- the LOC105480936 gene encoding HIG1 domain family member 2A, mitochondrial, giving the protein MATPGPVVPEVPFEPSKPPVIEGLSPTVYRDPETFKEKFLRKTRENPVVPIGCLATVAALTYGVYSFHRGDSRRSQLMMRTRIAAQGFTVTALLLGLAVTAMKSRP; this is encoded by the exons ATGGCGACTCCCGGCCCTGTGGTTCCGGAGGTTCCCTTTGAACCATCGAAGCCTCCAGTCATTGAGGGGCTTAGCCCCACTGTTTACAGGGATCCAGAGACTTTCAAGGAAAAGTTCCTTCGCAAGACCCGCGAGAACCCGGTGGTACCCATAG GTTGCCTGGCCACAGTGGCCGCCCTCACCTACGGCGTCTACTCCTTCCACCGGGGCGACAGCCGGCGCTCTCAGCTCATGATGCGCACCCGGATCGCCGCCCAGGGTTTCACGGTCACAGCCCTCTTGCTGGGTCTAGCTGTCACCGCTATGAAATCTCGACCCTGA